One Cellulomonas taurus genomic region harbors:
- a CDS encoding thiamine ABC transporter substrate-binding protein, with the protein MRTILGAGLVMALAACSVTTPTADESSSDGGTVTLVTHDSFHLSDGLLADFEQRTGLTVKQVAPGDGGALVNQLILTKDSPLGDVVYGIDNSFATRAIDAGVLQPYTSEVPAAADAAQYAPDDSGSLTAVDMGDVCLNVDTVWFADHGLAAPTTLDDLTAPQYKDLTVVTNAATSSPGLSFLLATIGAKGEDGWQAYWSALKDNGLKVAESWSDAYYSDFSGGGGGGSRPIALSYASSPPETVTDDATGPTTAAMLDTCFRQVEYAGVLEGAQNPEGAQQLIDFLLSDEVQEDIPGSMYMYPVSSTASLPDTWQQWAPLSDDPWTVDPAEISANRDDWVRTWTDLVVG; encoded by the coding sequence ATGCGCACGATCCTGGGGGCGGGCTTGGTGATGGCCCTCGCCGCGTGCTCGGTCACCACCCCGACGGCGGACGAGTCGTCGTCCGACGGCGGCACCGTCACGCTGGTCACCCACGACTCCTTCCACCTGAGCGACGGGCTGCTGGCCGACTTCGAGCAGCGGACCGGGCTGACCGTGAAGCAGGTGGCACCCGGTGACGGCGGTGCGCTGGTCAACCAGCTGATCCTGACCAAGGACAGCCCGTTGGGCGACGTGGTCTACGGGATCGACAACAGCTTCGCCACCCGCGCCATCGACGCCGGGGTGTTGCAGCCGTACACCTCCGAGGTCCCGGCCGCCGCCGACGCCGCGCAGTACGCCCCGGATGACTCCGGTTCGTTGACCGCGGTGGACATGGGCGACGTGTGCCTGAACGTGGACACCGTCTGGTTCGCCGATCACGGCCTGGCGGCACCGACCACGCTGGATGACCTGACAGCGCCCCAGTACAAGGACCTGACGGTGGTCACCAACGCGGCGACCAGTTCCCCGGGCCTGTCCTTCCTGCTCGCGACCATCGGCGCCAAGGGCGAGGACGGCTGGCAGGCGTACTGGTCGGCGCTCAAGGACAACGGGCTCAAGGTGGCCGAGAGCTGGTCGGACGCCTACTACTCCGACTTCTCCGGTGGCGGTGGCGGTGGGTCCCGGCCGATCGCGCTGTCCTACGCCTCCTCCCCTCCGGAGACCGTCACCGACGACGCCACCGGTCCGACCACCGCGGCGATGCTCGACACCTGCTTCCGCCAGGTCGAGTACGCCGGGGTGCTCGAGGGGGCGCAGAACCCGGAGGGTGCCCAGCAGTTGATCGACTTCCTGCTCTCCGACGAGGTCCAGGAGGACATCCCCGGCTCGATGTACATGTACCCGGTGTCCTCGACCGCGAGCCTGCCGGACACCTGGCAGCAGTGGGCGCCGCTGTCCGACGACCCCTGGACCGTCGACCCGGCCGAGATCTCCGCGAACCGGGACGACTGGGTGCGCACCTGGACCGACCTGGTGGTCGGCTGA
- a CDS encoding ABC transporter permease, translating to MPGPAQPPSAEFLRRPGRPVPRRLRTRHLAWTLAATVPLVFLGVFFAWPVLSLVGRGFWDGGPDLSGFAEVFGRPRTWRIIGLTLAQGAIGTVVSVLLGIPGAYLLYRCRFRGQGVLRAFVTIPFVLPTVVVGVAFRALLRDNGPLGFLGLDGSFTAIIAALVFFNYAVVVRTVGGLWSRLDPRPEQAARSLGAGPARAFLTVTLPALAPAIVSAASLVFLFCATAFGTVLVLGGLRFGTVETEIWIQTTQFLDLRAAAVLSVVQVVVVGAALAVAGRARSRRERALALVEAPTAPTRPHPVPTVITALTLVLLALPLIALVTGSLRVGDGWGVDHYRALATTGGDSALTVTVWEALRNSLAVAVDATLLAVLVGGLVALVVSRRPRHPVLRRTVAVLDGAFMLPLGVSAVTVGFGFLLVMGHPFGISTDLRTSGILVPIAQAVVAVPLVVRTVLPVLRAIDPRLREAAATLGAGPGRVLATIDLPVVLRSLGLAVGFAFAVSLGEFGATSFLARPDRPTLPVVIFRLIGLPGADRYGMALAASVVLAVLTAGVMALAERLRGFGGEL from the coding sequence ATGCCCGGCCCCGCGCAGCCGCCGAGTGCGGAGTTCCTGAGGCGTCCCGGACGACCGGTCCCTCGGAGACTGCGCACTCGGCACCTCGCCTGGACCCTCGCGGCGACGGTCCCGCTGGTGTTCCTCGGGGTGTTCTTCGCCTGGCCGGTGCTGTCGCTGGTCGGCCGGGGGTTCTGGGACGGCGGGCCCGACCTGTCCGGCTTCGCGGAGGTCTTCGGCCGCCCGCGGACCTGGCGGATCATCGGCCTGACCCTGGCGCAGGGCGCGATCGGCACCGTGGTCTCGGTGCTGCTCGGCATCCCGGGGGCGTACCTGCTCTATCGCTGCCGGTTCCGCGGTCAGGGGGTGCTGCGGGCATTCGTCACCATCCCGTTCGTGCTGCCCACCGTGGTAGTCGGCGTCGCCTTCCGGGCGTTGCTGCGCGACAACGGCCCGCTCGGGTTCCTAGGGCTGGACGGCAGCTTCACCGCGATCATCGCGGCGCTGGTGTTCTTCAACTACGCGGTGGTGGTGCGCACCGTGGGCGGCCTGTGGTCCCGGCTGGACCCGAGGCCGGAGCAGGCGGCCCGGTCCCTCGGTGCCGGACCGGCGCGGGCCTTCCTCACCGTCACCCTGCCGGCGCTCGCCCCGGCGATCGTGTCGGCGGCCTCGCTGGTGTTCCTGTTCTGCGCCACGGCCTTCGGCACCGTGCTGGTGCTCGGTGGCCTGCGGTTCGGCACCGTGGAGACCGAGATCTGGATCCAGACCACCCAGTTCCTCGACCTGCGGGCCGCCGCCGTGCTGTCGGTGGTGCAGGTGGTCGTGGTCGGCGCCGCGCTGGCGGTCGCGGGCCGGGCGCGCAGTCGCCGGGAACGGGCACTGGCGCTGGTCGAGGCGCCGACGGCACCGACTCGGCCGCATCCGGTGCCGACCGTCATCACCGCGCTCACCCTGGTGCTGCTCGCGCTGCCGCTGATCGCGCTGGTCACCGGGTCACTGCGGGTCGGTGACGGCTGGGGGGTCGACCACTACCGCGCACTGGCGACCACCGGGGGCGACTCGGCCCTGACCGTCACCGTGTGGGAGGCACTGCGGAACTCGCTCGCGGTGGCCGTCGACGCCACGCTGCTCGCGGTGCTGGTCGGCGGCTTGGTCGCCCTGGTGGTGTCGCGGCGACCCCGGCACCCGGTGCTGCGCCGGACGGTGGCGGTGCTGGACGGGGCGTTCATGCTGCCGCTCGGGGTGTCGGCGGTGACCGTGGGCTTCGGCTTCCTGCTGGTGATGGGCCACCCGTTCGGGATCAGCACCGATCTGCGCACCAGCGGCATCCTGGTGCCGATCGCGCAGGCGGTGGTCGCGGTGCCGCTGGTGGTGCGGACCGTGCTGCCGGTGCTCCGTGCGATCGACCCCCGGTTGCGTGAGGCGGCGGCGACCCTGGGCGCCGGGCCGGGTCGGGTGCTCGCCACCATCGACCTGCCGGTGGTGCTCCGCTCGCTGGGGCTGGCGGTCGGCTTCGCCTTCGCCGTGTCACTCGGTGAGTTCGGCGCGACCAGCTTCCTGGCCCGGCCGGATCGGCCCACCCTGCCGGTGGTGATCTTCCGGCTGATCGGGCTGCCCGGCGCCGACCGGTACGGGATGGCCCTGGCGGCGAGTGTGGTGCTCGCGGTCCTGACAGCGGGGGTGATGGCGCTGGCCGAACGGCTGCGCGGATTCGGAGGCGAACTGTGA
- a CDS encoding ABC transporter ATP-binding protein: MSDLVVRYPGVTAVDRVSLTVEVGRVLALLGPSGCGKSSLLRAVAGLEPVAAGSISWRGRDIAGVPTHQRGFGLVFQDGQLFGHRTVGGNVAYGLPRGPERAARVAELLELVGLPGYADRAVGTLSGGERQRVALARSLAPRPRLLLLDEPLSALDRGLRERLADDLRSALVATGTTALFVTHDQDEAATVADRVAVMSAGRLVQTGSPEQLWAAPATAEVARFLGYRTALPGPDGTRVVAEGGWAVVAPDAVPPAAGARSGEPPMIAATVTGRRTRRGRPEVVADLDPHSAATGLAGDPLAPVAARPPADRMPEVGERVWLTVDPHASAVLAD, translated from the coding sequence GTGAGCGACCTGGTGGTCCGCTACCCCGGTGTCACGGCGGTGGACCGGGTGAGCCTGACCGTGGAGGTCGGGCGGGTGCTGGCGCTCCTCGGCCCCTCGGGCTGCGGCAAGTCGTCCCTGTTGCGGGCGGTGGCCGGACTGGAACCGGTCGCGGCCGGGTCGATCAGTTGGCGCGGCCGGGACATCGCCGGCGTGCCGACCCACCAGCGCGGCTTCGGGCTGGTGTTCCAGGACGGTCAGCTGTTCGGGCACCGCACGGTCGGCGGCAATGTCGCCTACGGTCTGCCGCGCGGCCCCGAGCGGGCTGCCCGGGTCGCCGAGTTGCTGGAACTGGTCGGCCTGCCCGGCTACGCCGACCGTGCGGTGGGCACCCTGTCCGGTGGCGAGCGACAGCGGGTCGCGCTGGCGCGCTCGCTCGCCCCACGACCCCGGTTGCTGCTGCTGGACGAGCCGCTGTCGGCCCTGGACCGGGGCTTGCGCGAGCGCCTGGCCGACGATCTGCGCAGTGCCCTGGTGGCGACCGGCACCACCGCGCTGTTCGTCACCCACGACCAGGACGAGGCGGCCACGGTCGCCGACCGGGTCGCGGTGATGTCCGCCGGCCGGCTGGTGCAGACCGGCAGCCCCGAACAGCTGTGGGCGGCACCGGCGACGGCCGAGGTGGCCCGGTTCCTCGGCTACCGCACCGCGCTGCCCGGCCCGGACGGCACCCGGGTGGTGGCCGAGGGCGGTTGGGCGGTCGTCGCGCCCGACGCGGTGCCCCCCGCCGCGGGCGCCCGGTCCGGTGAGCCGCCGATGATCGCCGCCACCGTCACCGGTCGTCGCACCCGCCGTGGCCGCCCCGAGGTGGTCGCCGACCTCGACCCGCACTCCGCGGCGACCGGCCTGGCGGGTGACCCGCTCGCCCCGGTGGCGGCCCGACCGCCCGCGGACCGGATGCCGGAGGTGGGCGAACGGGTGTGGTTGACCGTCGACCCGCACGCCTCGGCGGTGCTGGCGGACTGA